Proteins from a genomic interval of Polyodon spathula isolate WHYD16114869_AA chromosome 1, ASM1765450v1, whole genome shotgun sequence:
- the LOC121318427 gene encoding nuclear pore complex protein Nup155-like: MPSVLGASTPTAAVQEALENTGRLISRHLQDDRCYPDLSELLGVIAHNTPSASGISDMDYPLQGPGVMSFPSLPEISAVRRVPLPPELVEQFSHMQCNCMMGVFPEISRAWLTIDSDIFMWNYEDGGDVAYFDGLSETILSVGLVKPKEGIFQPHIQYLLVLATPVDIVILGLSFPGSQAGSGVLNDSMSGGMQLLPDPLYSIPTDNTYLLAITSTDHGRIFLAGKDGCLYEIAYQAEAGWFSQRCRKINHSKSTLSFLVPSVLQFTFSEDDPIVQIAVDNSRNTLYTRSEKGLIQVYDLGLDGQGMSRVAAMSQNSIVSAAGNIARTIDRSIFKPIVHIAVIERSESIDCQLLAVTHAGVRLYFSTTPFKQPMARPYMLVLVHMRLPPGFSASATLQKPSKVHKALYSKGVLLMAASETEDSDILWCINHDSFPFQKPLIEAQMTSHVDGHSWALSAIEDSKTEKIVTPLNKDLIPITDSPIVVQQHILSPKKFVLLSAKGSHIFHKLRPVDQLRHLLVSNAGGEGEEIERFFKLHREEQACATCLVLSCSTAAYDREVAVWATRAFFRYGGEAQMRFPSALSAPSNVGPIFSSPVPGSPLPFGSPLPNPSFLATPAPGVQPQSVSTPFILASPAVQAGGPLAAMAGPEVVFSGKHNGICIYFTRILGNIWDGSIGIEKTFNTGNQVVTTIESSVSSKVLESVLHELNGLKEFLDKNSQFTPGSLGSTSFSTPANLQQRLLGFMRPDGGSSQQVQQDLQRKYHTEAQAYEKISLQGIQQLVHRTCQTLALWKLICDHQFSVIIADLQKEFQEQMKLISFKDIVIHGKELMGALITALINRYIGDNASVDAISFHLREICPLLYSSDDSVCSKANELLQSTRLVQNKTEKERMLRESLRQYQQISHQADLPHVCTQYRQVRFYEGVVELCLTAADKKDPQRLGPHFYKNGEPEEDTVGQQAFQDRLNCYKCITDTIQELVNQSKAAPQSPSVPKQPGPPVMSSDPNMLSNEDATAHFEQMLGLAQRSNDELFHIALYNWLIQADLTDKLLEVNSPYLEDHLMRMIKQDQNKVCYMDLLWRYYEKNKSFNKAAHVLARLADMHSTEITLQQRLEYVSRAILSAKSSTSATSQAADGEFLHELEEKMEVARIQLQIQETLSRQYSQHPSVQGALSQLDSELMDITKLYGEFADLFRLSECKLAIIHCAGHSDPVLVHTLWNEIIEKELSDSVTMGAADRMQALSLKLVFLGKIYAGTPRYFPLEFLIKTLELQVCQLGWDVGFVTYTMQEIGVQLPRLLEVYDHLFKIRDPCWQRLKKALHLLDCIYILLSGYVQDPNKVPASDRRRFTNVCLDKLCAYLVELQSLAPNHALQQTIGNFKSLQAKLQKVY; the protein is encoded by the exons ATGCCTTCTGTTCTGGGTGCAAGCACCCCCACCGCTGCGGTCCAGGAAGCCTTAGAAAATACGGGGAGACTCATCAGCCGGCACCTTCAGGATGATCGCTGTTACCCGGACCTCTCGGAGCTCCTCGGTGTCATTGCTCACA ATACGCCGTCTGCGTCCGGTATCTCAGATATGGATTACCCCCTGCAAGGTCCTGGTGTGATGAGTTTCCCCAGCCTCCCAGAGATCAGCGCTGTCCGCAGAGTGCCGCTGCCTCCTGAACTAGTGGAGCAGTTTAGCC ATATGCAATGTAACTGCATGATGGGTGTTTTCCCAGAGATAAGCAGGGCATGGCTGACCATTGACAGTGATATATTCATGTGGAACTATGAGGATGG AGGTGACGTTGCTTATTTTGATGGTCTGAGTGAAACCATATTGTCTGTGGGTCTTGTAAAGCCGAAGGAAG GAATTTTTCAGCCTCATATTCAATACCTGCTGGTTTTGGCTACTCCTGTAGATATAGTGATTCTTGGACTGAGCTTCCCTGGATCCCAGGCAG GTTCTGGAGTTCTGAATGACAGCATGTCTGGAGGAATGCAGCTACTCCCTGACCCACTCTACTCTATTCCCACTGATAACACATACCTGCTTGCCATCACTTCCACTGACCATGGGCGCATATTCCTGGCAGGAAAAGATGGTTGTTTGTATGAAATTGCCTACCAG GCTGAGGCTGGCTGGTTTAGTCAGCGCTGCAGAAAGATAAACCATTCGAAAAGCACTCTGTCCTTCCTTGTTCCCTCCGTGCTGCAGTTCACATTCTCAGAGGACG ATCCGATTGTCCAGATTGCTGTTGACAACTCTCGAAACACTTTGTACACCCGTTCAGAAAAAGGACTCATTCAG GTTTATGACCTTGGCTTGGATGGACAGGGAATGAGCAGGGTGGCAGCTATGTCTCAGAACTCCATAGTATCTGCAGCTGGGAATATTGCAAG GACAATAGACCGCTCTATTTTCAAGCCAATCGTTCATATTGCAGTGATTGAGAGATCAGAATCTATAGATTGTCAACTCCTGGCTGTTACACATGCAG GAGTTCGTTTGTACTTTAGCACAACCCCATTCAAGCAGCCCATGGCCCGCCCATACATGTTAGTGCTGGTTCACATGCGTCTACCTCCAGGATTCTCCGCCTCTGCAACTTTGCAGAAACCATCCAAGGTCCATAAAGCATTGTATAGCAAAG GGGTTTTACTGATGGCAGCCTCAGAAACTGAAGACAGTGATATCCTGTGGTGCATCAACCACGACTCCTTCCCGTTTCAGAAACCCCTGATCGAAGCACAG ATGACGTCACATGTGGATGGACACTCTTGGGCTCTATCTGCCATTGAAGACTCAAAGACTGAAAAGATTGTGACTCCTCTCAATAAAGATCTGATTCCAATAACAGATTCTCCCATTGTAGTACAACAGCATATCCTGTCACCCAAAAAGTTTGTCCTACTCTCAGCAAAG GGAAGTCACATTTTCCACAAGCTCCGCCCTGTCGACCAGCTCAGACATCTTCTTGTCAGCAATgctgggggagagggagaggagattgagaggttttttaaactgcacagg GAAGAGCAGGCATGTGCTACCTGTCTGGTCCTCTCCTGCTCCACAGCAGCCTATGATAGAGAAGTGGCAGTCTGGGCCACTCGGGCCTTCTTCAG GTATGGTGGGGAAGCACAGATGCGCTTTCCGTCAGCACTGTCTGCTCCGAGTAATGTGGGACCCATCTTCAGCTCTCCTGTTCCTG GTTCCCCTCTACCTTTTGGTAGCCCACTCCCCAATCCAAGCTTCTTGGCTACACCAGCTCCAG GAGTGCAGCCCCAGAGTGTGTCTACCCCATTCATCCTGGCGTCGCCTGCGGTCCAAGCTGGGGGACCCCTCGCAGCCATGGCTGGTCCTGAGGTGGTGTTCTCAGGGAAGCACAACGGCATCTGCATTTACTTTACCAGAATCTTGGG TAATATCTGGGATGGAAGCATTGGAATAGAAAAAACCTTCAACACAGGAAACCAGGTGGTCACCACT ATTGAGAGCAGCGTATCATCCAAGGTCCTGGAATCGGTGCTCCACGAGCTGAATGGGTTAAAGGAATTTTTGGACAAAAACTCTCAATTTACTCCTGGATCTCTGGGTAGTACAAG TTTCAGTACCCCTGCCAACCTGCAGCAGAGACTTTTGGGCTTCATGAGGCCAGATGGGGGGAGCTCGCAGCAAGTACAGCAGGATCTGCAGAGGAAATACCACA CTGAGGCTCAGGCCTATGAGAAGATTTCCCTGCAGGGCATCCAGCAGCTGGTTCATCGAACGTGCCAGACACTAGCTCTGTGGAAACTCATCTGTGACCATCAGTTCAGCGTTATCATAGCGGATCTGCAGAAG gaGTTTCAGGAGCAAATGAAACTGATCAGCTTCAAGGACATTGTGATCCATGGGAAGGAGCTGATGGGAGCTCTCATCACAGCTCTCATTAACCGCTACATCGGCGACAACGCCTCTGTGGACGCCATCAGCTTTCACCTTCGAGAAATCTGCCCCCTCCTTTACAGCAGCGACGATTCTGTGTGCTCCAAA GCAAATGAGCTTCTCCAGAGCACTCGACTGGTACAGAATAAAACCGAGAAGGAGAGGATGCTGAGAGAGTCCCTACGCCAGTACCAGCAGATCAGTCACCAGGCTGACCTCCCCCATGTCTGCACACAGTACCGGCAAG TGCGCTTCTATGAGGGGGTAGTGGAGCTGTGCTTGACTGCTGCTGACAAGAAGGATCCCCAGAGGCTGGGACCTCACTTCTACAAGAACGGAGAGCCTGAGGAGGACACTGTGGGTCAGCAAGCTTTCCAGGACAG gttGAACTGCTATAAGTGTATAACTGATACCATTCAGGAGCTGGTTAACCAAAGCAAAGCCGCCCCCCAGTCACCGAGTGTGCCAAAGCAACCGGGACCTCCTGTGATGTCATCAGATCCCAACATGCTCAGCAACGAAGACGCGACCGCACAT TTTGAACAGATGTTAGGACTAGCCCAGCGCTCTAATGATGAGCTGTTCCACATTGCTCTCTACAACTGGCTAATTCAAGCAGACCTCACTGACAAACTTCTGGAG GTGAACTCGCCATATTTAGAAGACCATTTGATGCGCATGATAAAACAGGACCAGAATAAGGTGTGTTACATGGATCTGCTGTGGCGATACTACGAGAAGAACAAGAGCTTCAACAAAGCAGCACATGTACTGGCAAGGCTTGCAGACATGCACAG CACAGAGATTACTCTACAGCAGCGGCTAGAGTACGTCTCTCGAGCCATCCTGAGTGCCAAGAGTTCCACCTCTGCAACTTCTCAAGCTGCCGATGGAGAGTTCCTGCATGAGTTGGAGGAGAAGATGGAG gTGGCTCGGATACAGCTTCAGATCCAAGAAACATTGAGCAGACAGTACTCCCAGCATCCCTCAGTGCAGGGTGCGTTGTCTCAGCTGGATTCAGAATTAATGGACATCACAAAG TTATATGGGGAGTTTGCCGACCTGTTCAGGTTGTCAGAATGCAAACTGGCCATCATTCACTGTGCAGGGCATTCAGACCCTGTCCTGGTCCATACCCTCTGGAATGAAATAATTGAAAAGG aaCTGAGTGACAGTGTGACGATGGGCGCCGCAGACCGAATGCAAGCTCTTAGCCTGAAGCTGGTGTTTCTTGGCAAGATCTACGCAGGGACTCCAAGATACTTCCCTCTGG